Proteins co-encoded in one Salvia splendens isolate huo1 chromosome 4, SspV2, whole genome shotgun sequence genomic window:
- the LOC121800856 gene encoding putative uncharacterized protein DDB_G0288537: protein MSAGGHWSPNGNWVPEKQRETPWREHPNFKWSDQNQSQPPPPVSTYQQPLAITYQQPPAITYQQQPAISYPQQHEEQPQWQNRNHEGQNNWNNNRGQENQPHWQNMNQNNQMVSYVPPHQRSYQNQNSSVPSQQQGNQ, encoded by the coding sequence ATGAGTGCTGGTGGGCATTGGAGCCCTAATGGGAACTGGGTGCCCGAGAAACAGAGAGAAACTCCATGGAGAGAACACCCAAATTTCAAATGGTCAGATCAGAACCAGAGTCAGCCACCACCACCAGTTAGCACGTATCAACAACCACTTGCTATTACCTACCAGCAACCACCGGCCATAACTTATCAACAGCAGCCGGCTATCAGTTATCCACAGCAGCATGAGGAGCAACCCCAATGGCAGAATCGGAACCACGAAGGGCAGAACAACTGGAACAACAATAGGGGACAGGAAAATCAGCCGCACTGGCAGAACATGAATCAGAACAATCAAATGGTCTCCTATGTTCCACCGCATCAGAGAAGCTACCAGAATCAGAATTCAAGTGTTCCCTCGCAACAACAGGGAAATCAATGA